Proteins from a genomic interval of Nostoc sp. TCL240-02:
- the c2c8 gene encoding type V CRISPR-associated protein C2c8 gives MKTLEFKIYPSTTQAQTIDLWLEQLKWVWNRGLEIRLEAQQRRWKEKVNRPLPDSLKLKWKNGKLVGCGVRKTKAGHKYCEIRTCRNIENPQKFAQCEFFRSDNIPNWLRDVPAKFRSSVNDALDKAWKAYTNPKHPGRRPKFKGKYDKLKSLLNRNAGGKAKELKPEKISGSDNGYVCFPKLGKLYIKGLFKRFSANCNYGAARILKEPSGYYLQVCVSSTDIQLPPNNKAVGIDPGVSAVIATDKGRLVPNPRLLDKKSKRLRFLQRKLARQHKDSNSAKKTKKLIALCHEKIRRTRNAFYHKLSTKLVREYGAIAFEDTKLQNMTRRPKAVLREDGNGYEQNGAKRKAGLNRSLLDVGIGDLRAKIEAKAASWGREFERTHAPYSSQNCHCCGIKGDRCNQSEFICINPECKAYGLIQQADTNASQNHLLNSSFLISGKYRSWEWELMPLKGGETPSMQVEAVQTAPEAEYASRSRGLGQSQASLTSQKRSQTSCIQLTLWDWAAQMDAGG, from the coding sequence ATGAAGACGCTTGAATTTAAAATTTACCCGTCAACTACCCAAGCACAAACTATTGATTTGTGGTTAGAGCAGTTGAAGTGGGTGTGGAATAGGGGGCTTGAAATTCGCCTAGAAGCACAGCAACGACGCTGGAAGGAGAAAGTAAATCGCCCCTTGCCAGACAGCCTAAAACTCAAATGGAAGAACGGTAAATTGGTAGGCTGTGGAGTACGTAAAACCAAGGCTGGACACAAATATTGTGAAATTCGTACTTGCCGCAATATTGAAAATCCACAAAAATTTGCACAGTGTGAATTTTTCAGAAGCGACAATATCCCTAACTGGCTGCGAGATGTTCCTGCAAAGTTTAGATCGAGTGTAAATGACGCCTTAGACAAAGCCTGGAAAGCATACACCAACCCCAAACACCCAGGCAGACGGCCTAAATTCAAGGGCAAGTATGACAAACTCAAATCGCTCCTCAATCGCAATGCTGGAGGCAAAGCTAAAGAACTCAAGCCTGAAAAAATTTCTGGCAGTGATAACGGTTATGTTTGCTTTCCCAAGTTGGGTAAGTTGTACATCAAAGGTTTATTTAAACGATTCTCTGCTAACTGTAATTATGGTGCAGCAAGAATACTAAAAGAACCATCGGGTTACTATCTCCAGGTATGCGTCTCGTCCACTGATATTCAACTACCACCCAACAACAAGGCAGTCGGTATCGATCCTGGTGTAAGTGCCGTTATTGCCACTGACAAAGGGCGATTAGTGCCGAATCCCAGACTCTTAGACAAAAAATCAAAGCGACTTCGCTTTCTTCAGCGTAAGCTGGCACGACAACATAAGGATAGCAACAGCGCCAAGAAAACTAAAAAACTGATTGCCCTATGTCATGAAAAAATTCGACGCACCCGCAATGCTTTCTACCACAAACTCAGCACTAAGTTGGTGCGTGAGTATGGCGCGATCGCATTTGAAGACACCAAGCTGCAAAATATGACCCGTCGCCCGAAAGCTGTATTGAGAGAAGACGGCAACGGGTACGAGCAAAACGGAGCCAAGCGCAAGGCTGGATTAAACCGCAGCTTGCTAGATGTAGGTATTGGTGACTTGAGAGCCAAAATTGAGGCTAAGGCTGCATCTTGGGGCAGAGAATTTGAACGCACTCATGCACCATATTCTAGTCAGAATTGCCATTGTTGCGGTATCAAAGGCGATAGATGTAATCAATCAGAATTTATTTGTATTAACCCTGAGTGCAAAGCTTACGGGCTAATACAGCAAGCAGATACCAACGCTTCACAGAATCATCTGCTCAATTCAAGTTTCCTTATTTCAGGGAAGTACCGCTCTTGGGAGTGGGAGCTTATGCCACTGAAGGGGGGCGAAACGCCTTCGATGCAGGTGGAAGCTGTGCAAACAGCACCGGAAGCTGAATATGCTTCCCGATCGCGAGGACTGGGACAATCACAAGCCTCACTCACATCTCAAAAACGCTCGCAAACAAGCTGTATTCAACTCACTTTATGGGATTGGGCAGCACAAATGGATGCGGGAGGATGA
- a CDS encoding lysozyme, which yields MSVFITAIAVTKLPTPGLDLIKEFEGCNLHAYPDPRTGGKPITIGWGATKKLDGSNWQLGESITQEQADEMLITQLEKDYLPGLQKIPAWGDLNDNQKGAILSFGYNLGKNFYNGSGFASISRLLKNSDQWSDVKEVTRVFSLYCNPGSNVETGLRRRRTREAQLWLAN from the coding sequence ATGAGCGTGTTCATAACAGCGATCGCCGTGACAAAACTACCAACACCAGGTCTAGACCTAATTAAAGAATTTGAGGGCTGCAACCTCCACGCCTACCCCGATCCACGCACAGGGGGCAAACCCATAACTATCGGCTGGGGTGCTACCAAAAAATTGGATGGTAGTAATTGGCAATTAGGGGAAAGTATCACCCAAGAACAAGCTGATGAGATGCTAATCACCCAATTGGAGAAAGATTACCTGCCAGGACTTCAAAAAATCCCTGCTTGGGGTGACTTGAATGATAACCAGAAAGGAGCGATTTTGAGCTTTGGCTACAATTTAGGTAAAAATTTTTACAACGGTTCCGGCTTTGCCAGCATTAGCAGACTGCTAAAAAATTCTGACCAATGGAGCGATGTCAAGGAAGTAACGCGAGTTTTTAGTTTGTACTGCAATCCAGGCAGTAACGTAGAAACTGGGTTACGTCGTCGCCGGACAAGAGAAGCTCAACTTTGGCTTGCAAATTAG
- a CDS encoding pentapeptide repeat-containing protein: MAEDFSHQNLRGRNFKGRKDLVGANFSYADIRGANFTNANLTGANFSHAKAGLQRRWVIGLVINSFLLSGVSGLLCAFNGYIVSLIFSSSSDNQIAGWVALIILIVFYFIIIRQGLTASLGFVAFAFAGAFAFAFAGAFAFAGTIAFAVTVTGVVAIAFAVAFAVAVAVAFAFAFAFAVAGAIAFAVGGTVAFAFAVTVAFTFAVTFAFAFAAVAVTFAIVGVVAFAVVGAVAFAQTLLSIYIAWQAMKGNEKYSLVRNIAIAFAATGGTSFRGASLTGANFTQATLKSTDLRDTILIRTRWYQAKMLDRVRPGSTYLHKPHIRQLLVTGQGQDKNFDGLSLRGINLKEAKLADTSFVGADLNEANLQDADLSRAKLKQTQLDGTDLTGATLTGAYIEDWGITNTTKLHGVRCEYIFMRLPTKEDPDPLRKPDNKQEVFADGDFADFIKPIFDTLDLYHNQGVDPRAIAISFKQLAENHPDADLRIVGMEVRGEDKFLLRAKTAVTADKSELSKEYFDTYNQLKALAEQEVQKLIAEKDNIITDLKNMVVTALYRPSVYSNTQIQEVGNMINNPGGFSVGGSVGGNVNNAQGDNNRVQGNYYAAGQPQSLAQAAAEIQQLLKQLEQTYPNTTTSQQMVVATEAINQIESNPTLKQRVINAVKEGGLAAFEKAIDNPAGAFIVAAIKGWQEVEAED, from the coding sequence ATGGCTGAAGACTTCTCCCATCAAAATCTCCGAGGCCGCAACTTCAAAGGTAGAAAAGACCTTGTAGGTGCAAACTTCAGCTATGCCGATATTCGAGGGGCAAACTTCACCAACGCTAACCTGACAGGGGCAAACTTCAGTCATGCTAAAGCTGGACTGCAACGACGTTGGGTGATTGGTTTAGTTATTAACTCGTTCTTATTGTCAGGAGTGTCAGGACTTCTCTGCGCTTTCAATGGTTATATAGTATCGCTGATATTTAGCTCATCCAGTGACAACCAAATTGCAGGTTGGGTTGCTTTAATCATCTTGATTGTTTTCTACTTCATCATAATTCGTCAAGGATTAACAGCTAGTTTAGGATTTGTCGCCTTCGCCTTCGCTGGAGCCTTCGCCTTCGCCTTCGCTGGAGCCTTCGCCTTCGCTGGAACCATCGCCTTCGCCGTCACCGTCACCGGAGTCGTCGCCATTGCCTTCGCCGTCGCCTTTGCCGTCGCCGTCGCCGTCGCCTTCGCCTTCGCCTTCGCCTTTGCCGTCGCCGGAGCCATCGCCTTCGCCGTCGGCGGAACCGTCGCCTTCGCCTTTGCCGTCACCGTCGCCTTTACCTTTGCCGTCACCTTCGCCTTTGCCTTCGCCGCCGTCGCCGTCACCTTCGCTATCGTCGGAGTCGTCGCCTTCGCCGTCGTCGGAGCCGTCGCCTTCGCCCAAACGTTACTGAGCATTTACATCGCTTGGCAAGCGATGAAAGGAAACGAAAAATATTCTCTAGTTCGTAATATTGCTATCGCCTTTGCTGCAACAGGAGGTACGAGTTTTCGTGGTGCTAGCTTAACAGGTGCTAATTTTACCCAAGCCACACTCAAAAGTACAGATTTGCGAGACACTATTCTTATACGTACACGTTGGTATCAAGCCAAAATGCTTGACCGTGTTCGTCCTGGCTCGACTTATCTGCACAAGCCACATATACGTCAACTGCTGGTTACAGGACAGGGACAGGACAAAAACTTTGATGGTCTGTCACTCCGGGGTATCAACTTAAAAGAAGCTAAACTAGCTGATACCAGTTTTGTTGGTGCTGATCTGAATGAAGCTAACTTGCAAGATGCCGATTTGTCAAGAGCAAAGCTTAAGCAAACGCAACTAGACGGCACAGATTTAACAGGTGCAACACTCACTGGTGCTTACATTGAAGATTGGGGCATTACAAATACAACTAAATTGCATGGGGTGAGGTGTGAATATATCTTCATGCGCTTACCCACAAAAGAAGATCCTGACCCCCTCCGCAAACCTGATAATAAACAAGAGGTATTTGCAGACGGCGATTTTGCCGACTTTATCAAGCCAATTTTTGATACTCTCGACCTTTACCATAACCAAGGTGTTGACCCCAGAGCGATCGCAATTTCATTTAAGCAGTTAGCAGAGAATCACCCTGATGCCGATTTACGAATTGTGGGCATGGAAGTGCGAGGTGAAGATAAATTTCTGCTTCGTGCTAAAACCGCAGTAACTGCTGATAAATCTGAACTGAGTAAAGAATATTTTGATACTTATAATCAGCTAAAAGCTTTGGCAGAGCAAGAAGTCCAAAAGTTAATAGCTGAGAAAGATAACATAATTACTGATTTAAAAAATATGGTGGTAACAGCACTATACCGCCCTAGCGTTTATTCAAATACTCAAATACAAGAAGTAGGAAATATGATTAACAACCCCGGTGGATTTTCAGTTGGCGGTTCAGTTGGCGGCAATGTCAACAATGCTCAAGGTGATAACAACCGAGTTCAAGGTAACTACTACGCGGCTGGACAACCGCAAAGCCTCGCCCAAGCTGCTGCCGAAATTCAGCAATTACTAAAACAATTAGAGCAAACTTACCCTAACACTACAACATCACAGCAAATGGTAGTAGCCACAGAAGCCATAAATCAGATTGAAAGCAACCCAACATTAAAACAACGAGTCATAAATGCCGTTAAAGAGGGTGGTTTGGCTGCATTTGAAAAAGCGATTGATAACCCAGCAGGTGCTTTTATTGTTGCTGCTATCAAAGGCTGGCAGGAAGTCGAGGCAGAAGATTAA
- a CDS encoding pentapeptide repeat-containing protein has translation MIDPSFGRKKKKITITASPKGIHVAENALIRLGFESKLNFAKSQLLSRSTVTKFFKGEPIQLDSFKRICEALKLDWREIAGIIEQRQPKQLPTSSYSSPDSDEVVEQVQPEHRKVTVIDKQSQKIKAVITLEGDIDSVQNWKIIQSVIREHSGDTIQITDIKEGSIRLFVEGSPEDIELLVSRIKSGELKTVTGFPVKDVQILSESSDDETTESDKKWHLVRKIVNQRVEGRKLRGTDLSNADLSGANLIGANLSGADLSDADLSDANLSDANLIGADLSGADLSDANLVDANLIGADLSDADLSDANLSGAHLSRADLSRADLNRAYLSSAYLNRANLSAANLSAANLVDANLVDANLSAANLVDANLNHANLNRANLVDANLNHANLNRANLVDANLNHANLNHANLNRANLVDANLSAANLVDANLSDAILTDAILESTIVMDALFDGSIGLTEDMKRDLERRGAVFGDRPPVLSAR, from the coding sequence ATGATAGACCCTAGCTTTGGCAGAAAAAAGAAGAAAATAACTATCACAGCATCTCCAAAAGGTATACATGTAGCAGAAAATGCCTTGATCCGGCTAGGGTTTGAGTCAAAATTGAACTTTGCAAAGTCTCAATTGTTGTCTCGCAGTACAGTGACAAAATTTTTCAAAGGTGAGCCAATTCAGCTTGATTCCTTTAAAAGGATATGTGAAGCACTGAAGTTGGATTGGAGAGAAATTGCAGGAATAATAGAACAAAGACAACCAAAGCAGTTACCAACAAGTAGTTACAGTAGCCCTGACAGTGATGAGGTAGTAGAGCAAGTGCAACCAGAACACCGTAAAGTAACTGTAATAGATAAACAAAGTCAAAAAATTAAAGCAGTTATCACCTTAGAAGGCGATATAGATTCAGTTCAAAACTGGAAAATTATTCAATCTGTTATACGAGAACATTCAGGTGACACTATACAAATTACTGATATTAAGGAAGGCAGCATCAGATTGTTTGTCGAAGGCTCTCCAGAGGATATTGAGCTGCTTGTATCTCGCATCAAATCGGGAGAACTAAAAACAGTAACAGGTTTTCCAGTTAAAGATGTTCAAATTTTGAGTGAAAGTTCAGACGATGAAACTACTGAGTCTGATAAGAAATGGCATTTAGTACGGAAGATTGTCAATCAAAGAGTTGAAGGTCGGAAATTAAGAGGTACCGACTTGAGCAATGCCGACTTGAGCGGTGCCAACCTCATCGGTGCCAACCTGAGCGGTGCCGACCTGAGCGATGCCGACCTAAGCGATGCCAACCTGAGCGATGCCAACCTCATCGGTGCCGACCTGAGCGGTGCCGACCTAAGCGATGCCAACCTGGTTGATGCCAACCTCATCGGTGCCGACCTGAGCGATGCCGACCTAAGCGATGCCAACCTGAGCGGTGCCCACCTGAGCCGTGCCGACCTGAGCCGTGCCGACCTGAACCGTGCCTACCTGAGCAGTGCCTACCTGAACCGTGCCAACCTGAGCGCTGCCAACCTGAGCGCTGCCAACCTGGTTGATGCCAACCTGGTTGATGCCAACCTGAGCGCGGCCAACCTGGTTGATGCCAACCTGAACCATGCCAACCTGAACCGTGCCAACCTGGTTGATGCCAACCTGAACCATGCCAACCTGAACCGTGCCAACCTGGTTGATGCCAACCTGAACCATGCCAACCTGAACCATGCCAACCTGAACCGTGCCAACCTGGTTGATGCCAACCTGAGCGCGGCCAACTTGGTTGATGCTAACCTGAGCGATGCCATCCTCACCGATGCCATCCTGGAGAGTACTATTGTCATGGATGCCTTATTTGACGGCAGCATAGGACTGACAGAGGATATGAAGCGTGACTTAGAACGGCGAGGTGCAGTTTTTGGCGATCGCCCCCCAGTTCTTAGTGCAAGATAA
- a CDS encoding type II toxin-antitoxin system VapC family toxin: MSKQRHYCDSCVFLGFLNNESDKIYECKTILQAAEEGVIELFTSTFTMAEVIKIKGEAELDESKEHIIDQLFKQSWIKVVNFEREMAQINRHLVWTYKLKPFDALHLATAIRLKVDYFNTTDQALIKKIPATVGYLADYPEVIVQKPHVEGYTPRLF; the protein is encoded by the coding sequence TTGAGTAAGCAACGCCACTACTGTGATTCATGTGTTTTCTTAGGATTTCTTAATAATGAATCCGATAAAATTTATGAGTGTAAAACAATCCTTCAGGCGGCAGAAGAAGGAGTAATAGAGCTTTTCACTTCAACTTTCACGATGGCTGAGGTGATAAAAATTAAGGGAGAGGCTGAACTTGATGAAAGCAAAGAACACATAATAGACCAGTTATTTAAGCAATCATGGATTAAAGTTGTTAACTTTGAACGCGAAATGGCTCAGATAAATAGACATCTAGTGTGGACATACAAGTTAAAGCCATTCGATGCTTTACACCTGGCCACTGCCATAAGATTAAAAGTAGATTATTTTAATACAACAGACCAGGCTCTCATCAAAAAAATTCCTGCTACTGTTGGATATCTTGCTGACTATCCTGAGGTGATAGTTCAGAAACCTCATGTTGAAGGTTACACTCCACGGTTATTCTAA
- a CDS encoding pentapeptide repeat-containing protein, translating into MTLENPKNINFDDAKAGLSSLVKQTAQVSAGFLVMLLLTGGNPSAFVIGLSVCLGIVFVAWSEQKRLAISQKESENQNPVSRSNRDSRANLRGNGKDLFGANLIDADLIDANLIDANLSVANLSGANLSGANLSGANLNVANLSGANLSGANLSGANLIRANLIRANLSGANLSGANLSGANLIRANLIDANLIRANLSGANLSGANLIDANLIDANLIGANLIDANLIGANLIGANLEFAIVVNALFGQSIGLTENLRRNLEKRGAIFGDRPPVLNPK; encoded by the coding sequence ATGACTCTGGAAAATCCCAAGAATATCAATTTTGATGATGCCAAAGCAGGACTGAGTTCGCTAGTTAAGCAAACGGCTCAGGTTAGTGCTGGTTTTCTAGTCATGCTGCTGCTAACTGGAGGCAATCCATCAGCATTTGTTATCGGTTTGAGCGTTTGCTTGGGTATCGTATTTGTCGCTTGGAGCGAACAGAAGAGACTTGCGATCTCTCAAAAAGAATCTGAAAACCAAAACCCGGTTTCTCGCAGCAATCGAGATAGTCGTGCCAACCTGCGTGGTAATGGTAAAGACCTGTTTGGTGCCAACCTGATTGATGCCGACCTGATTGATGCCAACCTGATTGATGCCAACCTGAGTGTTGCCAACCTGAGTGGTGCCAACCTGAGTGGTGCCAACCTGAGTGGTGCCAACCTGAATGTTGCCAACCTGAGCGGTGCCAATCTGAGCGGTGCTAACCTGAGCGGTGCTAACCTGATTCGTGCCAACCTGATTCGTGCCAACCTGAGCGGTGCCAACCTGAGCGGTGCCAATCTGAGCGGTGCCAACCTGATTCGTGCCAACCTGATTGATGCCAACCTGATTCGTGCCAATCTGAGCGGTGCCAATCTGAGCGGTGCCAACCTGATTGATGCCAACCTGATTGATGCCAACCTGATTGGTGCCAACCTGATTGATGCCAACCTGATTGGTGCCAATCTGATTGGTGCCAACCTAGAATTTGCTATTGTTGTGAACGCCTTATTTGGCCAAAGTATAGGTCTTACAGAAAACTTGAGGCGTAACCTAGAAAAACGAGGGGCTATTTTTGGCGATCGCCCCCCAGTTCTCAATCCAAAATAA
- a CDS encoding HNH endonuclease, protein MDSPTSLRRHKRHSPRQMQYRKSLLIEKYGMKCFWCEVALTKETLTIDHFIPLSKGGNNKLRNLRTACKGCNNKRGDAMPEDTPEIIAEKSCIRFPSHWPQPKYQLGQLVKQGRIIGIEYQSPGTRRAYDLGKGWIYAVLIDDLGYDTLHLKDSEIEPPPLSVLQAEINYEKSLVEIHQKNLVVLDEQLSEVAQVSSKQESE, encoded by the coding sequence ATGGATAGTCCGACTAGCTTGCGCCGACACAAGCGGCATTCTCCCAGACAGATGCAATATCGTAAATCCCTGCTGATTGAAAAGTACGGCATGAAGTGCTTTTGGTGTGAAGTCGCACTCACAAAAGAAACGCTAACCATTGACCATTTCATTCCACTTTCTAAAGGTGGCAATAACAAACTCAGAAATCTCAGAACAGCTTGCAAGGGCTGCAATAACAAACGAGGTGACGCTATGCCAGAAGATACACCAGAAATTATTGCTGAAAAATCATGTATTCGCTTCCCTAGCCATTGGCCACAGCCCAAATACCAATTGGGGCAACTGGTAAAACAGGGTCGAATTATTGGCATAGAGTACCAATCACCAGGAACAAGAAGGGCTTACGACTTAGGCAAGGGATGGATTTATGCTGTGCTTATTGATGACCTTGGTTATGACACTTTGCACTTAAAAGATTCAGAGATTGAGCCACCGCCATTATCTGTCTTGCAAGCCGAAATCAACTACGAAAAATCACTTGTTGAGATTCATCAAAAAAATTTAGTTGTTCTTGATGAGCAATTGAGTGAAGTCGCTCAAGTTTCATCAAAACAGGAGAGCGAATAA
- a CDS encoding Bro-N domain-containing protein gives MSNLTVFQFESHEVRFVGTAFDPWWVAADVCAVLEIKNSRDAIARLDEDEKDDVAITDTIGRQQMMTAINESGLYSLILTSRKAQAKRFKKWVTSEVLPSIRKTGKYELPQAEQPPALPNPTAQEISDLFDLTLGGAGLDSKLIAGVKLNAIASYNPALLEAAEIAKSALAIPVDETLVRPTQLGEKLSAKTGQKWSAIKVNKLLMDLGFQIPNPDGKNPAYLPTEKGKDYSQLVLDTAKGRDKTVQSLQWHLSVLEAIELEG, from the coding sequence ATGAGCAACCTAACAGTATTTCAGTTTGAATCTCATGAAGTTCGATTTGTTGGCACAGCTTTTGACCCTTGGTGGGTAGCAGCTGACGTTTGCGCGGTACTGGAAATCAAAAATAGTCGAGACGCGATCGCAAGACTTGATGAAGATGAAAAAGATGATGTCGCTATTACCGACACCATCGGCAGACAGCAAATGATGACGGCTATCAACGAATCTGGCTTATACTCTCTCATCCTCACCAGTCGCAAAGCACAAGCGAAACGGTTCAAAAAGTGGGTAACGTCAGAAGTTCTTCCCAGTATTCGCAAAACTGGCAAATACGAACTTCCCCAAGCCGAACAACCCCCAGCACTTCCTAACCCAACTGCTCAAGAAATCTCAGATTTATTCGATTTAACCTTGGGTGGTGCGGGATTAGATTCAAAGCTGATAGCGGGTGTAAAACTTAATGCGATCGCATCTTACAACCCCGCTCTACTAGAAGCAGCAGAAATAGCAAAATCAGCTTTAGCTATTCCAGTGGATGAAACTTTGGTACGCCCAACACAATTAGGCGAGAAATTGTCAGCCAAAACTGGCCAAAAGTGGAGTGCTATCAAGGTTAACAAACTGCTGATGGATCTTGGTTTTCAGATTCCCAATCCAGATGGTAAAAACCCCGCCTACCTGCCCACTGAAAAAGGCAAGGACTACAGTCAGTTAGTCCTTGACACTGCCAAAGGAAGGGATAAAACCGTTCAGTCATTGCAGTGGCATTTGTCGGTATTAGAAGCGATTGAGCTAGAGGGATGA
- a CDS encoding helix-turn-helix transcriptional regulator, which produces MQNRIKKFIDERGVSRYKFWQETKLGRDTAYRLCNDSSYIPTGNVLDKICATYKIQPGELLVWLPDEEPHPDAIAINQTPETDEPPKTSKRSRKQERAAGQLLLFRRRSA; this is translated from the coding sequence GTGCAAAATAGAATCAAAAAATTTATAGATGAAAGAGGCGTAAGCCGATATAAGTTCTGGCAAGAGACAAAGCTTGGCAGAGACACGGCCTATCGCCTATGCAATGACTCTAGTTACATACCTACAGGCAACGTATTAGATAAAATTTGCGCTACTTATAAAATTCAACCAGGTGAGCTTTTGGTTTGGCTTCCTGATGAGGAACCACACCCAGACGCGATCGCTATCAATCAAACACCTGAGACTGACGAACCACCGAAAACAAGTAAGCGCTCTCGCAAGCAAGAAAGGGCTGCTGGTCAACTGTTGCTGTTTAGGAGGAGGTCAGCATGA
- a CDS encoding helix-turn-helix domain-containing protein has translation MSLFTPGQIYLPDLPSLPLEDRQKLPSIACIYFVIEVIGNNNWLVYIGRSRDLRFRWRQHHRYHEFQDLENVKIAWLEISEPSLLHDIEMALIAWFEPYLNQTPINPAWIERLIYLSENPKNSLVDLQAKKMFCRLAVLMAEKDPQLSQRQLAKDTGLDITTINRLFTNNFSRVDVGTVEVLCNYFGREVGELFEMRKPEDIPQRKTKKRNRVEVEAA, from the coding sequence ATGAGTCTGTTTACCCCTGGCCAAATTTACCTGCCGGATCTGCCATCACTTCCTCTAGAGGACAGACAAAAGTTACCTAGCATCGCCTGCATTTACTTTGTAATAGAAGTAATAGGAAATAATAATTGGCTTGTTTATATAGGTAGGTCTAGAGACTTGCGTTTTCGATGGAGGCAACATCATCGGTATCACGAATTCCAAGATTTAGAAAATGTCAAAATTGCTTGGTTAGAAATTTCTGAGCCTAGCCTTTTGCATGATATAGAAATGGCTTTAATTGCTTGGTTTGAACCATACCTAAACCAGACTCCGATTAACCCAGCTTGGATAGAACGACTCATCTATCTTTCGGAAAACCCGAAAAACTCCCTAGTGGATTTGCAAGCCAAAAAGATGTTTTGCAGGCTGGCCGTGCTTATGGCGGAAAAAGATCCACAGCTGTCACAAAGGCAGCTGGCAAAAGATACTGGGTTGGATATCACAACCATCAATCGATTATTCACGAACAACTTTAGTCGTGTTGATGTCGGCACGGTTGAGGTCTTGTGTAATTACTTTGGGCGAGAAGTAGGTGAGCTTTTTGAAATGAGGAAACCCGAAGACATTCCTCAGCGAAAAACAAAAAAGCGAAATAGGGTTGAGGTTGAAGCAGCATGA
- a CDS encoding helix-turn-helix domain-containing protein gives MSAFAPDQVNPLSLPSLPLEWRKALPDCAGIYFAIDGNDVVQYIGRSNNIRLRWAVHHKRKELEKAGEIKLAWLEVSDCSLLPAIEEALINSFTPSLNEVPGFPVLRQPSCEPIGWRLRMVMAEKNIRNGELAELSGIHPTTISRLKSLDKIEIVKVRILAALCNGLTKAYRIKGDERIITPGDLFDYSFDGDGDPTNGDINSATTEKTSNGSSNSGKSAKTSAQVVWLMPSEESA, from the coding sequence ATGAGTGCGTTCGCCCCTGACCAAGTTAACCCTTTATCACTTCCGTCACTTCCTCTTGAGTGGCGCAAAGCGCTTCCAGATTGTGCAGGTATCTATTTTGCCATTGACGGCAATGACGTAGTTCAATACATAGGCAGGTCAAACAATATTCGTTTGAGATGGGCGGTACACCATAAGCGAAAAGAGCTAGAGAAAGCAGGGGAAATTAAGTTAGCGTGGCTAGAAGTATCTGATTGCAGTTTGCTGCCTGCCATTGAAGAAGCTTTAATTAACTCGTTTACTCCATCATTAAATGAGGTGCCTGGATTTCCAGTACTTCGCCAGCCATCTTGTGAACCAATAGGCTGGAGACTGCGAATGGTGATGGCAGAAAAAAATATTCGTAATGGCGAGTTAGCCGAGCTTTCAGGGATACATCCTACAACTATTTCACGTTTAAAAAGTTTGGACAAAATTGAAATAGTTAAGGTGAGAATTTTAGCCGCTTTATGCAATGGCTTAACAAAGGCTTACCGCATCAAAGGAGATGAGCGGATTATCACGCCTGGAGATTTGTTCGACTACTCCTTTGACGGCGATGGCGACCCAACAAATGGGGATATTAACTCAGCTACCACGGAAAAAACCAGCAATGGGTCGTCTAACTCTGGCAAATCAGCTAAAACTAGCGCTCAGGTCGTTTGGTTGATGCCCAGTGAGGAGTCAGCATAA